ACCATAAGTACTTAAAGCACTTACCATGAAGCATTTGATTTTACTTAGGCACGGGGAAGCAGGATTTTCACAGGGCTCAGATTTTCAGCGAAAGCTTACCTTAAATGGTCGGGAACAACTGGGTAGACTGTCCAAATCTCTGGACAACACCTTTCTTTCCGTGGACTTCATGCATTGCTCGGAAGCAAATCGTACCCGAGAAACGGCTGAATTGATCGGAAAACATCTAGAAATCAAAGATGCCAACTTTAGCAGAAGCATTTATGAGGGAGATGTTCAGCAATTGATTTCTTTACTGGAAGAAACCCCCAACTCAGCAAATACCTGTCTGTTGATCGGACATAATCCTACCATTAGTTTGCTCTTAGCTCATATCACCAATCAAAGTTACCTGGGTATGCAGCCTGGAATGATGGCTATTCTCAACCTGGAAATCTCAGATTGGAAAATGATAGGACTGGGCACCGGAACCCTCCGTGAAATCAAACAATAGACAGCAAAATAGTATTGAGCCTTATTTTCAATATTTTACATTTTTTTTAAAAAAATCATTGATTTTATAACCCTAACTTTTATACCTTCACAATAATAATACAGGAAATGGGATGTTTTTCACCCACTGCAATTAAAAAATACTGTTTCCAACATATTCAATAAACCCATTTCTGAGTACACTTAATAAGTAAGTGGATTCTCAAAGAAACCTGAAAGACCTTCATGTACTGATACTAAGAAGAGCTTTCAAGTAGTGAGTACCCTTTTGAATATATACCCATATAGAATTTTACAAACCACCAATCAACCAAATGGCCCGTACCTAAAATACGGCACCCCGGGAAGCGAGCTCATCGCTTCCCGATTTTGTTTAGTATTCACCTTATAAAAAAAGTCCCGAACATCTTGCCCGGGACTTTAAAGTGCATCAATCAACTACCTCTAGAAATCGGTGGATTTCCCATCCAGGTCCAGCTTCTTGATCCAAATATTTCTATAATAAACATCATGACCTTCAGCTTGTAATTTTAGCCCTCCAGGTCGATCAGTTATGCCTTTACCTCCATCATTCCCCCCATCAAGTCCGGAATTGGGTCCACCCCAAACCTGCTGAATGGGTTGGTCTTCATGGATTTTCACCCCATTAAAATATATGGTAGTTCTGGCTTTCTCCACCAGAACCCCATTTTTAAACCTAGCCGCCTTAAATACTATATCATAGGCATTCCACTTCCCTAGGCCATTATATTCTTCAGAAGTCGGTATTTGTTCATTGATGATCGCACCCATGCCATGATCTCCATAATCTCCATCCAAAACCTGAATCTCGTAACGGTTCTGTAAATAAACCCCAGAGTTTCCTCCTTCATTTTTGATGAAAAACTCCACATGAGCTCTGAAGTCTTCAAACTTATCTTTGGTCACTATGTCAGCCGCACCGTACAATCCACCCGCAGCCGCAGGATCATTACTGCTGATGGCTTTGCCTCCGTCTACCGGATCAGTGACTTCCGGCCACTTAATGGGCATTTCTGCTGAGAACCTTGGACCTTCCCAATAGGTCCAGTTCTTCTTCAGGGACTTTTTGGAGCCATCCAGATATACTTTGGCACCTTTGATAGGCTTAGCTCCTACTCCTACCTGACCAAAAGCCAACGTGACGGAACCTGCAAGGACAATTGTTAACGTAAGCCTTTTGAGCATTGTAAAATTCATAGAAAAAGGGTTTTTAAATTTATTTGCTGAAAATTCAGGGTAATCAATTTATGAATGTTCAATTTGGTTAATTTTAAAGAGAATTATCCTTTTTAAAATATGAAAACTAGATAGGCGGTAAGCATAAAGGTCTAAAAACACTGCCTAGATGAGATTCCATATGAATAGTAAACAGCAAAAACTAAATACATAAATCCAGCCAAACTAATCTGAAAACAGGCTTGACTTAAATATTACATACTTGGATTATCTATCCACGCGAGATTCTCCGGATGCGCTGCAGGCAGACGGGGCGGGCTATCTGACCTTTTTAAAATAAACTATAAACACCTGAAATCGAGCATGACTAAAAAACCACATACTGGTATGATTACAATCATTGCGAGATTCTCCCGAATCAAGATCGAGACAGGCTATATGACCTTTAAAAATCAAATTATAAACAGATGAAATGGCAAGGAAATAGACGAAGTTCAAATGTAGAAGATAGACGGGGTAAAAGCAGCGGTAGAATGGGAGGTGGAGGATTTAATCCTATGCTCATAGGCCCATTGCTTAAAATCCTTTTTTCCAAAACCGGATTGGTCATAGTAGGTGTACTGATCGCTTTCTCGGTACTGACCGGCACCAATCCCCTTTCCTTTTTAAATGGACTTTTGGGAGGAGGAGGAGGAAGCCAGGGTTTCACCACTGAGAGCAACTATACTCCCTCTGCGGAGGAAGACAGGTTAGCAGCCTTTAGCGAGACGATTTTGGCAGATACTGAAGATGTTTGGAATGCACTCTTGGAAAATTACCGAGAACCTACACTGGTACTTTTCAGCGGGCAGGTTTCCTCAGCCTGCGGTCTGGCCTCTAGTGCCACCGGGCCATTTTACTGCCCTGGTGACGAAAAGCTATACATAGACCTGAGTTTCTTTAAAGAAATGGAAGTAAAACTGAACGCTCCGGGGGATTTTGCGCAAGCTTATGTAATCGCACACGAAGTGGGGCATCATATACAAAAGATCATGGGGATTACTTCCCAAATGGAGCAACTACGACGAGAAGTAAGTGAAAAGGAATACAATCAATATTCGGTACGCCTAGAGCTTCAAGCGGACTTTTTAGCGGGAGTTTGGGCCCATCATAGCCAGCAATCCAAAGGCTGGATGGAAAGAGGTGACCTGGAAGAAGCATTAAATGCCGCTAACGCCATAGGGGATGACAGGCTGCAAAAGCAGGCAACGGGAAGAGTAATGCCAGATTCATTTACCCATGGAACTTCTGCACAACGCATGAAGTGGTTCAAAAAAGGGTTTGATTCCGGAGATTTAAGTCAAGGCGATACCTTCAATGCAAGTACACTTTAAGCCCTTTGTCCATCTAAAACCATGATTTGTTCAGGACTTAGCCTATGGATAAATTGCCTTAAAATGTAATAGGTCTCAGGTAGCAAGTTGACTACCGCCAATTCGCTCAGTGCTTCTTCATCAGACAAGGATGCGGACACGTAACCAAACTTACTCAGCATTCCTCTCTCAAAAACGCAGCATGCAAGCTCTCCCTCTTTTCTGCCATTCAATCGAATCAAAATCTCCTTCTGACTCTCCTTTATTTTGATCAAAAACGCGTTCAGTCGCTGATTATACGACTTGGGCGCTTCCGAATAATGACAGGCACCATCACATCCCATAGGATCATTTTCCCCACAATTCACCTTTCTCAATCCACACAGTTTGGGACAAAGTCCATAAGCCTGAATTCCTTCCTTAATAAAAGCAGTCGCTTCTTCCATGGAGAAAAATGATTCTAGCGGCTTAAAAAACTTATTGGGCTTGGATACCTGCAACCTTCCATACCCGGAATTATCCTCGTAATGGTACAAGCCGAACATCCGTTTCGGGATTTTTAAGGCGGAGTTATATTTCGGCCATAATCTTTTGATTTCCAATGCCTCAAATAGCAAGGCCATAAATTCAGTTCCGGTTAACGCCCATTTCAGGTCTACCACTTCTGCCTTGAGTTTTTGCTTGAGATGTGGCAGGAGCTCTCCAGAAAAGTGATTTTTGAACCTCTCGCGGATATTGATTGCTTTGCCTACATAAATGGTCTTACCGTTTTCATCCAGCATATAATACACGCCGCAGCTTTCCGGGATTTCTTTAAATCTGTATATGGGGAAATTGGGTGGTAAAAATGCCTGACCCTTATTCTTCTTAAGTGCCTGATTCACCACTTGAAAATCCTGCTTGATGATCCGGTCAAAAAGAATGGCGGTAGCTCTAGCATCTCCCATAGCACGGTGTCTGGCTTCTATCGGGATTCTTTGGCTTTCGCAAAGCCTTCCTAAGCTGTATGACCTCAAACCCGGAAAGGCTTTTCTGCTCAGCCTGACGGTACAAAGCTTTTGGGCTTTAAAATACAGCCCATGATTTAAAAAGGCCTCCCGGAGAAAACTGTAATCAAAATTGACATTATGCGCCACAAAAATCCTCCCATCAAGCAATTCCCAGAGCTTTTCACTCACCTGCTGAAAGGTTGGCTCATCCCGCACCATGGCATTGTCAATTCCGGTCAAACCGGTGATATAGGTCGGGATAGCCTGTAGAGGGTTGATCAGCGTCTGATACTCCTCAATGATATTTTCTCCATCATGGATCAGCACTGCTACCTCTGTTATGCCTCCGGTTTGAGGTCCTCCCCCTGTGGTTTCTATATCTACTATGGCAAACTCCATCACTCAAAAGTATGTAAACTAATCTTATTATCCTGTGTACTGACAGGGATTGACAGGATTGTACAGGTAATCATCTAAGCTCTCCCTTAGCTATAAATTAAGTTGCCGGAAGGGAAAATTGTTCATTCCCAAGAGATTTTTACCATTTATCCATTTTATGCAACTTTGTTTCATTTATTCTGGTTTATGAATTCAAGCCCATCTATTTTTGCATGGTGAATATGAATAAAGCACTAGCGCTACTCCTATTAATCGTATTGCTTCCTTTATGGGGTACGGCACAGGATTGTAAACTTTCGATTCGAGGTAAAATCATACACCTGGAAAACAACGAACCTATAGAAGCTGCCTACATTTGGATCGCAGAAGCTAAGCATGGAGCCATTTCCGACGCAAATGGCAACTTTTTAGTCAAAAATCTATGCAAAGGCACTTATACTATCAGCATTCAGTTTCTCGGGCATAAGACCATCAAAGATACCGTTGAATTGAATTCAAACACTTTCAGCAAAACGTATAGATTGGAAGATGAATCTGTAAACCTTGCCGGAGTGGAGATTCATGGACATAGGGATGCTGTGCAAACTACCACCTCAGTATCGGCACTTTATGGTGAAGAACTCCTACAAACCAGAGGTGAAAATCTGGGAGAAAGCCTGAAAAAGGTCTCCGGGATTACCACCTTTTCTACAGGCAATAGTATAGCCAAGCCGGTAATCCATGGGATGCACAGCAATAGGATCATGATCATGAACAATGGCATTCGACTAGAAGGGCAGCAATGGGGTTCAGAACATGCCCCGGAAATCGATCCATTTCTGGCCGATGAAATCACTGTGGTGAAGGGAGCAGAAACCGTGCGGTATGGACCTGAAGCTATGGGTGGAGTGATTTTGGTCAATCCTGCACCACTCCCAACCAAAAAGGAAAGTAAAACCAGTTTACACCTGATCGGTGGTACCAACGGTAGAATGGGAAATCTGGCCATGGCCCATGTAGGCGGATCCGAAAAAATCAAAGGATTAGGATATAGGATTCAAGGCTCGGCCAAACGGGCAGGTAATGTACAGTCCCCCGACTATTTCCAGAGGAACACCGGCCTGAGTGAATACAACTTCTCCGGCTCCTTGGGCTATAGCACTTCAAAATTGGGTGTAGAGGCATATTATTCCTATTTCAATACGAATTTGGGAATATTGACCGACTCACATACCGGCAACCTGTCCGATTTAGAAGATATCATAGAAAACGGACGCCCATTTACAGACGGGGAATTCAGCTATGAAATCCTCAATCCCAGACAAAAAGTAAAGCATCAGCTCGCCAAGCTAAAGTCCCACTATCATATTTCAGAAAACTGGAAACTCAATTTCCAATATGGCTTTCAGAAAAACAATCGTCAGGAATTTGACAAAAGACGCGGAGAATTGAATGAAAAGCCAAGTTTAGACTTGGAGCTGTTTACCAATACCTTCGATGTTTTTGTGAATCACACCCACGAAAACGAATTCAGCGGAACCTGGGGCGTAAACTTCATCCAGCAGGCTAATAGCAACATTCCCGGCACTGGGGTCACTCCTTTGATCCCGAACTATGACATGCTCAATACGGGAATTTATGCCATGGAAAAGTACTCCAAAGGACCTTTGGAACTGGAAGTAGGACTGAGGTATGACTTTAGAAATATCAGCACTGCGAGGTACATAGATAATGAGCTGGAAACTGCCGATTTGGACTATAACAACCTGTCTGCATTCCTAGGTGGACTATACCATATCACCCCTGATTTGACTTTTAATACAAACATCGGTTCTGCCTGGCGCCCACCCAATGTAAATGAGCTTTTTAGCCAAGGATTGCATCATGGAGCTGCTGCTGTGGAAATAGGAGATGCCAATCTGGAAACCGAAAAATCCCTGAAGTGGATCAATGAACTAGAATTCGACGGAAAAAAATCGCATATAGAGCTGACTGCCTATTTGAACCCGATCAAGGATTACATCTACCT
This genomic window from Algoriphagus sp. TR-M9 contains:
- a CDS encoding SixA phosphatase family protein; protein product: MKHLILLRHGEAGFSQGSDFQRKLTLNGREQLGRLSKSLDNTFLSVDFMHCSEANRTRETAELIGKHLEIKDANFSRSIYEGDVQQLISLLEETPNSANTCLLIGHNPTISLLLAHITNQSYLGMQPGMMAILNLEISDWKMIGLGTGTLREIKQ
- a CDS encoding 3-keto-disaccharide hydrolase; this encodes MLKRLTLTIVLAGSVTLAFGQVGVGAKPIKGAKVYLDGSKKSLKKNWTYWEGPRFSAEMPIKWPEVTDPVDGGKAISSNDPAAAGGLYGAADIVTKDKFEDFRAHVEFFIKNEGGNSGVYLQNRYEIQVLDGDYGDHGMGAIINEQIPTSEEYNGLGKWNAYDIVFKAARFKNGVLVEKARTTIYFNGVKIHEDQPIQQVWGGPNSGLDGGNDGGKGITDRPGGLKLQAEGHDVYYRNIWIKKLDLDGKSTDF
- the ypfJ gene encoding KPN_02809 family neutral zinc metallopeptidase, giving the protein MKWQGNRRSSNVEDRRGKSSGRMGGGGFNPMLIGPLLKILFSKTGLVIVGVLIAFSVLTGTNPLSFLNGLLGGGGGSQGFTTESNYTPSAEEDRLAAFSETILADTEDVWNALLENYREPTLVLFSGQVSSACGLASSATGPFYCPGDEKLYIDLSFFKEMEVKLNAPGDFAQAYVIAHEVGHHIQKIMGITSQMEQLRREVSEKEYNQYSVRLELQADFLAGVWAHHSQQSKGWMERGDLEEALNAANAIGDDRLQKQATGRVMPDSFTHGTSAQRMKWFKKGFDSGDLSQGDTFNASTL
- a CDS encoding exonuclease domain-containing protein — protein: MEFAIVDIETTGGGPQTGGITEVAVLIHDGENIIEEYQTLINPLQAIPTYITGLTGIDNAMVRDEPTFQQVSEKLWELLDGRIFVAHNVNFDYSFLREAFLNHGLYFKAQKLCTVRLSRKAFPGLRSYSLGRLCESQRIPIEARHRAMGDARATAILFDRIIKQDFQVVNQALKKNKGQAFLPPNFPIYRFKEIPESCGVYYMLDENGKTIYVGKAINIRERFKNHFSGELLPHLKQKLKAEVVDLKWALTGTEFMALLFEALEIKRLWPKYNSALKIPKRMFGLYHYEDNSGYGRLQVSKPNKFFKPLESFFSMEEATAFIKEGIQAYGLCPKLCGLRKVNCGENDPMGCDGACHYSEAPKSYNQRLNAFLIKIKESQKEILIRLNGRKEGELACCVFERGMLSKFGYVSASLSDEEALSELAVVNLLPETYYILRQFIHRLSPEQIMVLDGQRA
- a CDS encoding TonB-dependent receptor; protein product: MNKALALLLLIVLLPLWGTAQDCKLSIRGKIIHLENNEPIEAAYIWIAEAKHGAISDANGNFLVKNLCKGTYTISIQFLGHKTIKDTVELNSNTFSKTYRLEDESVNLAGVEIHGHRDAVQTTTSVSALYGEELLQTRGENLGESLKKVSGITTFSTGNSIAKPVIHGMHSNRIMIMNNGIRLEGQQWGSEHAPEIDPFLADEITVVKGAETVRYGPEAMGGVILVNPAPLPTKKESKTSLHLIGGTNGRMGNLAMAHVGGSEKIKGLGYRIQGSAKRAGNVQSPDYFQRNTGLSEYNFSGSLGYSTSKLGVEAYYSYFNTNLGILTDSHTGNLSDLEDIIENGRPFTDGEFSYEILNPRQKVKHQLAKLKSHYHISENWKLNFQYGFQKNNRQEFDKRRGELNEKPSLDLELFTNTFDVFVNHTHENEFSGTWGVNFIQQANSNIPGTGVTPLIPNYDMLNTGIYAMEKYSKGPLELEVGLRYDFRNISTARYIDNELETADLDYNNLSAFLGGLYHITPDLTFNTNIGSAWRPPNVNELFSQGLHHGAAAVEIGDANLETEKSLKWINELEFDGKKSHIELTAYLNPIKDYIYLNPTGETYVSLRGTFNVYEYLQANAFFYGFDFAGSYELTDKLSAYAKGSIIRARNTDADNYFPFIPSDRMDWGVAYSFASASDSKTNKLTLSNQLVAKQKREPDFDLAPAPPAYALFNLGYQKQFQLKEAKLNVGVQVQNLFNTSYKEYMNRFRYFTDDLGRNILLKLNYEF